In Aridibaculum aurantiacum, the following proteins share a genomic window:
- the glp gene encoding gephyrin-like molybdotransferase Glp, with translation MISVQEAKDLIRLHSKQLPAQVLSLKDATGLALAEDIYAPQDFPPFMQSSMDGYAFKFYDWKGEPLAIVGEVQAGSAKEIATSNKQAVRIFTGAPVPAGLDTVVMQEKAVVENRQLHVLDDALVKGSNVRQIGSEIPRRALALEMGTTLTAGAIGFIAGLGISEVIAVAKPSVAIIVTGKELQKPGEQLQYGQVYESNSYALTAALQAIGITGVSVQWVDDDLTSITSVIETAIGTADLVLITGGVSVGDYDFVSQALEHAQVEQVFHKVKQRPGKPLLFAKKDTTIVFGLPGNPSSVLTCFYEYVLLAIQLMMGLSKPFLKTVHLPLAQDYNKNTQLRHFLKGMIVNNEVLPLDAQESYKMRSFAMADCLVCLVEAKTTYKKGDVVEVHILP, from the coding sequence ATGATCTCCGTACAAGAAGCAAAAGACCTTATTCGCCTGCATAGCAAACAACTTCCAGCCCAGGTTTTATCGTTGAAAGATGCAACAGGCTTAGCGCTGGCAGAAGATATATATGCTCCGCAAGACTTTCCTCCTTTTATGCAATCGTCAATGGACGGTTATGCATTCAAATTCTATGATTGGAAAGGAGAACCATTAGCTATAGTAGGCGAGGTGCAGGCAGGTTCAGCAAAAGAAATAGCGACAAGTAATAAACAAGCAGTAAGAATATTTACAGGTGCTCCCGTTCCCGCAGGACTAGATACGGTAGTGATGCAGGAGAAGGCCGTGGTAGAGAATAGGCAACTACACGTACTGGATGATGCTTTGGTAAAAGGCAGCAATGTGCGGCAAATTGGTTCTGAAATACCAAGAAGAGCATTGGCTTTAGAAATGGGAACTACATTAACTGCGGGGGCTATTGGTTTCATAGCAGGCTTAGGTATTTCCGAAGTAATAGCAGTTGCCAAACCATCAGTTGCCATTATTGTTACTGGCAAAGAACTTCAAAAGCCGGGTGAGCAACTACAGTATGGGCAGGTTTATGAATCCAATTCTTATGCACTTACTGCAGCTTTGCAAGCAATTGGTATAACTGGAGTAAGTGTGCAGTGGGTAGACGATGATCTTACTTCTATAACATCTGTTATTGAAACTGCTATAGGCACGGCAGATTTGGTATTGATAACAGGAGGCGTAAGTGTGGGTGATTATGATTTTGTATCGCAGGCATTAGAACATGCGCAAGTTGAACAGGTTTTTCATAAAGTAAAACAAAGACCAGGCAAACCTTTGCTCTTTGCTAAAAAGGATACTACCATAGTTTTTGGTTTGCCAGGCAATCCTTCATCAGTGCTTACGTGCTTCTACGAATATGTACTTCTTGCTATCCAGCTGATGATGGGGCTGTCAAAGCCGTTCTTGAAAACTGTACATCTTCCCCTGGCGCAGGATTATAACAAGAACACACAGCTAAGGCACTTCCTGAAGGGAATGATTGTAAACAATGAAGTGTTGCCATTAGACGCACAGGAGTCTTATAAAATGAGATCTTTTGCTATGGCCGATTGCTTGGTTTGTTTAGTAGAAGCCAAAACGACATACAAAAAAGGTGATGTGGTTGAAGTTCATATTTTACCTTAG